From Bacillus oleivorans, a single genomic window includes:
- a CDS encoding DUF896 domain-containing protein — protein sequence MLPEKKLNRINELAKKAKNEGLTESEAKEQTALRKEYLQVFRSSMLNTLESVTIVDPKGNDVTPAKLVDRKNRKKLH from the coding sequence ATGCTGCCGGAAAAGAAATTAAATCGAATCAATGAACTGGCAAAGAAAGCAAAAAATGAAGGATTAACGGAATCAGAAGCCAAAGAACAAACGGCACTCCGTAAAGAATATCTTCAAGTATTTCGTTCTTCTATGTTAAATACTCTAGAATCTGTCACAATCGTAGACCCAAAAGGAAATGATGTGACGCCTGCTAAATTAGTGGATCGAAAAAATCGGAAAAAACTGCACTAG
- a CDS encoding YneB family resolvase-like protein — protein MLQSIIYCRVSTTKDSQETSLERQEQELTQWAKQKGADIVEIVKEKHSGYEIDREGFFRILELIKSGKANSIFIQDETRIGRGNARIVLLHFLIKENAKIFSLYQGGELELSEGDTLVLQILSLVEEYQRKLRNMKISRGMQRALNKGFDPSKNLKNVNQALGRDKIEVPIQEIVRLRQHKLTFQEIAATLRGLGYDVSKATVHRRFKEYEQSKDQTSL, from the coding sequence ATGCTTCAATCTATCATCTATTGCAGGGTTAGTACAACTAAAGATTCACAAGAGACTTCTCTTGAACGCCAGGAACAAGAATTAACCCAATGGGCCAAACAAAAAGGGGCCGATATTGTAGAAATCGTAAAGGAAAAGCATAGCGGCTATGAAATAGATCGCGAAGGTTTTTTTCGTATACTTGAACTAATCAAGTCCGGGAAGGCCAATTCTATTTTTATTCAGGACGAAACGAGAATCGGCAGAGGAAATGCGAGAATCGTTTTACTTCATTTTTTAATCAAAGAGAATGCCAAAATATTTTCTCTTTATCAGGGTGGAGAATTAGAACTGTCAGAAGGAGATACTCTTGTTCTGCAAATTCTTTCTTTAGTAGAAGAATACCAGAGAAAATTGCGAAATATGAAGATCAGCAGGGGGATGCAGCGGGCGCTGAATAAAGGTTTTGACCCCAGCAAAAATTTAAAAAATGTCAATCAGGCATTGGGAAGAGATAAAATTGAAGTACCGATTCAGGAAATTGTCAGATTAAGACAACATAAGTTAACCTTTCAGGAAATAGCTGCTACTTTACGCGGACTGGGCTACGATGTTTCGAAAGCAACCGTACACCGCAGATTTAAAGAATATGAGCAATCAAAGGATCAGACATCGCTTTAG